The region aacactacccgatagcgcagatagaacgtctacaacctcatgctgtgtctctcctgtgccgtgagaacagaacccacactgactacaagtgaattacgagaccaaataataaaggtggacacgcacgcagtgctcatggcaggagggGATAGGGAGCGTACGTGTACACTTGTcctgctgacacgcccctcccctcgacggtaccgcgtccgactactacatttacgtatgccgtactgtaccggcagaCTAGTCGCCACttcaataccaactaactttacacaagcaacgtactgcatgattgCGTGAATTACGTTTGTAACCTTTCTACAGAGTCTCTACCTAGCTAAGGATGCAACAACACGCAActagagatcctctagtatcggtatcaacatcaattaggAGTTTCCTCCTGTATCGTTGAAGGACGCCCCACACTACACATagagcacacgcacacacaataaaccgAGTTTTGTGTCCAGGATAGTGAGCGTAGTAAGGCACAAGATTTATTTGCCGATGAGCTAGTTGCTGCCTCCTTCCATGTTATCCAGGAGCAACTTCTCTCAGAATGCGTCCAATGCGCTTGTCACCAACTCTAAGTCCTCCTGCTTGAAGATACCCTTTCATCATCTTTCTTCCGTACGCTGGACCAACCTACGTAGAGACGTGTAACAACGGCAAAAGTCTCCATCTGTTTATACGGGTTTATTAAATAGAGAACATATTACTTCTCTAACAGCTGCCTGCGCTACCATCCTCATGTCAAAGTCAGATAATGCAGAACGATAATGAATGTTTTGCTCATGACAAAATCGTCTAACGGATCGTTCAGAAAAGCCTTTAACTCCAGGATGTCTTCTTCGAAGTATATAACTTATGGTTGAGTGCGATAGCCCAGCCTTCACCATTTCCTGAATTTCTCTCTCGTCCATCCGTGACTCAATTTGATACGATGTGCCTATACTGTACGTGCTGCACGGCGGTATAGGTTACAGTTAATTAGTTGGGGAATCCCCAAGTTGTTCGCTGTCCGGAAATTTAGTTAGTCGGCGCTGCCAGCTCTCATGATCCAGGAGTATTTCCAAAGCACCATCGACCACCAACGTGATTGTGCCCTCCACGACCTCGTAACGCTAGCGATCTTGCCGAACATGTGACAGCATTCTTTCAACGCACGCTCTACCGATCCACCCCTACCGAGTGCTAAACGATGTCTTTGACTCGGAtccgttgtttattgtgtgtgcgtgcgttctATGTGTAGTGTGGGGGCGTCCTTCAACGAAACCCCTAACAGAGTTGATACCgatactagaggatctctagctgcgtgttgttgcattcttagctaattagagactCTGTAGAAAGGTTACGATACGGTACAAACGTAATTCacgcgatcatgcagtacgttgcttgtgtaaagttagttggtattgaattggcggttattctgccggtacagtacgacatacgtaaatgtagtagttggacgcggtaccgtcgagaggaggggcgtgtcagcaggagtgtacacgtacgttccctatgccctcctgccatgagcactgcttgcgtgtccacctttattatttggtctcgtaattctcacttgtagtcagtgtgggttctgttctcacggcacaagagagacacagcatgaggttgtagacgttctatctgcgctatcgggtagtgttctatgtgatgtacaaagtctagacatgaagtacaacttgcagttgggccaatcgtactcctacatctacagtaacgACGCGATtatgcacttcgagttactagTAGCTGTCTGAAGCGGcgtacaggtgcagaaacacggCACAGGAAACGTggtgatgtgattagcagaaaccgcgcctagtttaattgaatcaatgtatcagcacgcgttggaatgcacccctacgccgtccaatggactccctaccgcgtacactgctactcgctctttcaattttctttttctgatgtactcaaattatttgaaagaacggatgagcgttcaatttctgttagttcaaatccggccatcagttcatatacacaactacgtccgctttcttgtcggcaaagcaatttctaatattctgaacctaaaaatttacaaatttgaaataatgaaatttgaaattttgattttttaaaaattaaaatttgaaaatgtaatgcaaatttaaaaaaaataaaaacgttatgtaaaaaaattagaaattagaaattcaaaaattaaaaaattaaaatttgaaaatttaaaatttaaaaatttgaaactttaaaatttgaaatggccgaaagacccactgaccgaCCGAGCACCTTCCATTACACCGAGAAAGTGTTTTGTGTCATGTAGTCTATTATGTTGAAGCTGTAATCTGTTGAGGGAAAACTATACTAGAAGAGATATGGTTTTGATTATTGCATGATCAATTAGGATGAGTACTGAAGTTGTTTCAGTATTTGTTCACATGCTGAAAGGAGAGATGTTGCAAGATAGGGGTGATGGGACGCTTTAGGGTCAGTCAAAACAACATTCGTTGGATAAATGTCTGAGTTAGGGTTGTCTTTTCTTGAGGACTTTTTCTAGCAATACAGATTTAATTGGATTAAAGTGACATCAGGAGGTTCATGAACCTGATTAGAGCTAGGGTTTACCTGAGATTACATAATGAGTGCCTGTGGCTTGTGTAGGCTTAGAGTACAGTTcaaaatatcaattaattaaggggaCAATAACACAGCTGCATCTTAACTAAGACTGCTGAAAGCAGTTCAACTATGAAATGACttttgtatgtactgtatgtttCTTTTGCACTGTCACTGCTTTTCTATCTCGAGCAGATATGGAATTAATATGGCGTGCAGAAAATCTTACGGTTTCAGAGATGTAAAACTGTTATCTATTTTGTTGGTTACACTCTTTGCATGCACTTCTCTTGTCGCTGATTCTTGATTAGATTActaatagacacacagaaagtaTATCAAGAGAGAATGTACTTgagatgtgtttgtgtagtacTACAGTGTGAATGTGATCTCCTGGACCAGGGTTAGTAAGGTTAGTTTAGTTCTTTGAAGAATTGTTGTTAGCTTGTGAGTATAGTAGACTTGGATTTTTGATCTGTGTTTATAAATATCTTTGAAGCTGTAATGTAAGCTAACACTTGTAGTAATAACTAtgtactgtttgtctttctgggTTGGCGGAGTTTACACTTACCAAACTGTGATTTAGTAAATATTTGAAGTTGCAGACATGTATTtcaatgtctaaatcagagtATGGCACTGTTGTCATGTAGACCTGGTTGACCTGGAAAGCTTATTGCTTCAAATAGTCTTTAGTCAATTTCTTGCAGTTACACACTTCctaattttgttatttgtaAACAAATCTAGTCTTCTTTTATAGCAAATATTTACATATGAATGGCATCATAGAAGCACATGCTTAGGTCTAGCCATCTGGTCATCTAAAAGTTATGGAAAGACTTACTACTCACTTACACAGCACTGATTATCAAATTTAAAGTCAACTTTAAGTCTGTTAGAAGCCAATGTAAACAAGAAACGTGAGCATTCCAGTGGTGATGAGATTCATCGTTGACGATGCACTGTTGTGTGGGTTGCTTGTTATTTCTTCTTCTATTATTGGCATTGTATCTTCATCTTTATCTTGTGGAGTATTTGTCTGCCAGTAGTCAAGTGTGGTGGTTATTTCATCGGGAATGTTGTCTTTGTCACCTGATGCACtttctttcaaaaattcattGAAATTTCTAGAAAGGAAACATACACAGAATaatttgcttgtctgtgtggatgtgtgattgtgtgtgtgtgtgtgtgtgtgtgtgtgtgtgtgtgtgtgtgtgtgtgtgcaactgaaattttttgttgtcttcttattgCAATAGGCATTGTGGTGTACCTAATATACACTACAGTAATTGAAATGGTTTATTAAATAGTTTGAAGTATTTTGTATGTATTAGGCCAAAAGGATTGTGTCATCTTCAACGGTCGAGCCATAGGCAGAGGGGCCAACTTTGAGATGATCTTTATGAACACATGTATAGCTAGTAGGTCCCTATCAAAATGTTGACTGTACAAAAATTTGTGTCTTTTCATGTTCCTTTTAATGCATACAACCATGCAACATACTGGTGCTATTGAAAGAGCACAAGTACTGGCTCTGTGGGTTGCTAATGGGTGTTGGTGACTATTGAAGCACCACCTACGCAATCCACAAAGTCTTGCTTATTTACAGGCGGCAAAGCAGAACCTATTTTGCATACCACTTGTTCAaagtatacatgtatgcacatgGATGATGCATGAAGTTGGGCTGTTGAATTGTGTATATGTATAGAAACAATCCACTACATAGAGCTCGAGTGAGGtatgatgtttgttgtgtactgaattaattaattgaagagAACTTACGGAGTAGAGACTGCCTCGTTGCTGGTTGTACATTTTTTAACTGCATACAACTGGACAGGTTTACAGAGTGTGGCAACGTTTGATAAAAATCCTGGAGAATCCTCTGTTTGTAAATGAGTAATTGTTGAACAGTTGCACTTTAGTAAGTCTTGCCCAACACTTGAATCAAGAATAGAAAACAGGACAGTCTTGCAGTGTTCTGTACAGGGCGGTGATGACAATGGTGTCCTCAGAGCATTTGAGCAGTTGGAAAAAAGCTGAAGTGCCATTGCCGAACAAGAAGGATCTAGGAAACACTTCAAACCTGAGTCCATACAGTCAGTGGCTGAGCCCAGAGAAAATATCCAAGATAGAAGACACGCACCGATCAGTACACCCATTGTACCCGGTCTACTACTGCGTACTGGCAACTGACCTTGTGTGTCAATTAAAAGTTGACGTAAATCACACCTAACAGTAACACTTTATAATTAGCAGCTGAGTGGCGCTTTGTGCAGACCTGCTGAcctcaacagcaacaactgaACCACCCACAAACACTGAACTTGTATGTGGAGATGAAAAgtacacagaaacaaagttAGCTAGTCTTTCTTCTAGACGGAGCTGCATGAAcaccttaattaaaaaatgaaCAATAACATGCAAATACAGGTATGAGAAAACAGATTTGTAGCTGATCGACACCTCCTGTTGGCACACACCTGGCCAGACTAATAGCTGTGCTATACGTTACCTGTCAGCCATATGCATACTCCATATGTAATACAGTAGTTGCTGTACCTAGACAAGTAAGtcatgcatgtactgtacggTTAATATTGCAATAGTGGAAGTGAGATATACATAAAGTTGTGAAGGTGAGGGCTAATGTTGTGAGGGTTAGCGTTAATGTTGAGGGCTAGGATTAACGGAACaatgtctatctgttgtcaATTAGGAGTTGAGAAATTGACTTCTATGAAAATTATTATCTTTCAGGAATACCGATTCCGACAATTAAGTTTGAAAAATGGGCGTTACAAAAGGTAGACAAAATGATAAATGATGGATACTATACTGCAGAGTGTGAGAAATACTTCAGTTCAAGAAAGTTAATTTGGTAGGGTGTGCTGTAGCGTCAAGTCTCAGTGGTATGGagtagtggtgtgtgtgtgtgtgtgtgtgtgtgtgtgtgtgtgtgtgtgtgtgtgtgtgtgtgtgtgtgtgtggtgtgtgtgcttatgttgtgcacacacatgccatCCAGTTAACAGTCAACAAAAGCAGCCTCAGCACAGTGTAAGAACAGAGCACGTATAGATACATACCAACCCATGCTTGAACACACGCAGTGACAACAATATACTTATTATATTCTATCAGACAGTTCTGTGAAGCTCAAAGTTTACGAGAAGGTTGCTTCAAGAGTCAAGGAATGCACTGATTTTATTGACTGAGCATGACACAATAATATGTAAATACAGTACCATGGTGTTGTGCAGCAGTAGTACTAGTCAATGTATCTCTCCACTTCTGTTGTGGTAAAGCACTCAGTAATCAATGTATCCTAACATTCTTCCTATCTCCACAGTTCTCACAAAGATCAATGATAAAGCAAGTGTCCTACTGCCTACTCCCTACAAAATACCAAGCAGACGAAGCATAAGACCTTTTCAGGATACCTGTAGTACTAAGTATTTTAGTTGGATCAGAGCCAATTTCACGATTCTAGTATTATCAACTATTGCTGAACCGAATGAAGGGTGCTACATGTCATAAAAATTATCTCATGTTGACCAGCAGGTTTCCACTTCAACTCTTTACTGGACAGATTCCTATCTCGTTTGCCCGTGTGATCACATCAAGATACTGAGCAACACATCTGGTGTGTGGCAACACATATCTACACACACTGTCTTTCGTCCAAAATCCATGGCTTGATCTTGATGAGCTGGATTTCAcaataaaattcaaaacagCTACAGTGAAATCATAGCAGTTATGACTGTCTCTGTGATAGAATGCCGCCATCCATTCGCTGCAATCCATTGAGCTCATGAATGATTCAGTCACCTCATCAACACCCAGTTCACTACAAGGAACAACAAGACAATGTGTCCAGTATGTGCACAATGGATCAGAGTCACAGTGTAGCCCATCCTGGTCGTAATGATAAATGTGGCCTTTAGAGTTGCTGACACCAATGTGTAGCTCACTCTCTGATGACTTGTATTCCCTAACCAAAAAGGTCATTCACGTCATTACAACAGAATAAGAGCAAGCTTATGCATGTCTGTcgttacattaattaattaagttaatgaatttattatacattaattattacttaCTGGAAACTGCACGTGCTTGGCTTTATGGTCAAACAACAGCGCACTCCTACAGCGTTCCGTACAATAGGATTGGGAACAAGGAAAGGAGGCACCAACAACTTACTACGGCCAATAGCATGCCCACATACGGGACATCGCTGAAACACTAGCGATGTTTTCTCTCGAATATAAAACAAACGAACGTCCACCGAACAATGCTTGAAACACATCAAATTGAAATCCTCCATGAGACACTGTCGAATAACTAGATCAACTTACTTAGAAGAGTTtgttacgcatgcgcattggTAACATCATGGCCTACCCAAAGGTATGTTTGCTTGCCATTTGGTCGTCTGTGAAGACAATTGTTTGCTCCGTAGTGGAGAAACTACGGCTTTTTTGACAAAGAGCTGGTGAAGAACTCAGAAGACGACCAAGCGGTGGAAGTACTGAAAGTAAGAGTTCTACAAGACTCACCTCTTGGCATGCATTTGGCGGAGACGGTATAACAGCGTTTAATCGATGTAGGAAATCAATATTACGGTGTCTAGCAGCGGACGAGGTCACATGGTGTTTGGAGATATCCGCTTTATTTTTGTTGCAAATGTCAGTATGAGAAGGACAGGCAGCGATAGGCAGTACTTTCTATAAGACGGGAGCCAAACTAACTTGCAATCGCAGTCTGAATCTAGTAGGGATAAACGGAGATTGTTGTAGCATAAAAGTTTTTCgtaaaattttcaaattattatattatatttatatgtaaTACAGTGtacttttgtttattttaatgAATTGCTTGTTACAGCCTGCGTAGGACAGCGGAGCGAGGTT is a window of Corticium candelabrum chromosome 20, ooCorCand1.1, whole genome shotgun sequence DNA encoding:
- the LOC134195571 gene encoding MKRN2 opposite strand protein-like isoform X1, producing the protein MEDFNLMCFKHCSVDVRLFYIREKTSLVFQRCPVCGHAIGRSKLLVPPFLVPNPIVRNAVGVRCCLTIKPSTCSFQEYKSSESELHIGVSNSKGHIYHYDQDGLHCDSDPLCTYWTHCLVVPCSELGVDEVTESFMSSMDCSEWMAAFYHRDSHNCYDFTVAVLNFIVKSSSSRSSHGFWTKDSVCRYVLPHTRCVAQYLDVITRANEIGICPVKS
- the LOC134195572 gene encoding uncharacterized protein LOC134195572, whose translation is MGVLIGACLLSWIFSLGSATDCMDSGLKCFLDPSCSAMALQLFSNCSNALRTPLSSPPCTEHCKTVLFSILDSSVGQDLLKCNCSTITHLQTEDSPGFLSNVATLCKPVQLYAVKKCTTSNEAVSTPNFNEFLKESASGDKDNIPDEITTTLDYWQTNTPQDKDEDTMPIIEEEITSNPHNSASSTMNLITTGMLTFLVYIGF
- the LOC134195571 gene encoding MKRN2 opposite strand protein-like isoform X2 → MEDFNLMCFKHCSVDVRLFYIREKTSLVFQRCPVCGHAIGRRVRCCLTIKPSTCSFQEYKSSESELHIGVSNSKGHIYHYDQDGLHCDSDPLCTYWTHCLVVPCSELGVDEVTESFMSSMDCSEWMAAFYHRDSHNCYDFTVAVLNFIVKSSSSRSSHGFWTKDSVCRYVLPHTRCVAQYLDVITRANEIGICPVKS